Sequence from the Fusobacteriaceae bacterium genome:
TATGCGGATTCTACTCGACACTAATATTGTTATTGATTATTTGCAAAAACGAAGCGCTTATTTCGAGCATGCGCAGGCTATTCTTCTGTTGTGCCAACGAGGGGACATAACCGGCTTTGTTTCAACACAGACCATTGCGGATACGTTTTACATTTTACGAAAAGATTATCCGGTCACCGATTTAAAAGGAATTCTGATTAATTTTTGCAAGATTCTCTA
This genomic interval carries:
- a CDS encoding PIN domain-containing protein; amino-acid sequence: MRILLDTNIVIDYLQKRSAYFEHAQAILLLCQRGDITGFVSTQTIADTFYILRKDYPVTDLKGILINFCKILYIVGVDEDKLFNALIDAEFDDFEDCLQSECAKSVGVDYIVTRNVSDYGSATIPAVTPEAFFKRFESGYEKQ